In Candidatus Promineifilum breve, one genomic interval encodes:
- a CDS encoding glycerol-3-phosphate acyltransferase yields MLYPLGWALLAFLCGSLPFSVWLPRLAGGRDARQFGDGNPGATNAFRAGGAGVGLAVLLLDISKAAAPVGMAYFQFGWRGWPMLLIATAPVLGHAFSPFLRFRGGKALAPAFGAWIGLTLWQLSLPVLLLVLLWRAALDVDGWAVLLALASLLVIILVWQPELLFLAVLAGQMVILAYTHRAGLRRRPHWRLGRGRPSAG; encoded by the coding sequence ATGCTCTATCCTCTGGGCTGGGCGCTGCTCGCTTTTTTATGTGGCTCATTGCCGTTCTCCGTTTGGCTACCCCGACTGGCGGGCGGCCGGGACGCGCGGCAGTTCGGCGACGGCAACCCCGGCGCGACCAACGCGTTCCGGGCCGGCGGCGCGGGCGTGGGCCTGGCGGTGTTGCTGCTCGACATCAGCAAGGCCGCCGCGCCGGTGGGGATGGCCTACTTTCAATTCGGCTGGCGCGGCTGGCCGATGCTCCTCATCGCCACAGCCCCCGTGCTGGGCCATGCCTTCTCCCCCTTCCTGCGCTTTCGCGGCGGCAAGGCGCTGGCCCCGGCGTTCGGCGCGTGGATTGGCCTGACGCTGTGGCAGTTGTCGCTGCCGGTGCTGCTGCTTGTGCTGCTGTGGCGGGCGGCGCTCGACGTGGACGGCTGGGCGGTGCTGCTGGCCCTCGCGTCGCTGCTGGTCATCATCCTCGTCTGGCAGCCTGAGCTGCTGTTCCTGGCCGTGCTGGCCGGGCAGATGGTGATCCTGGCCTACACCCATCGCGCCGGGCTGCGCCGGCGGCCACACTGGCGGCTGGGGCGCGGCCGACCGTCCGCCGGTTGA
- a CDS encoding glycosyltransferase, translating to MFQHSLIYDLIAFQAVLWLIALSNTWVLRRARRHAPPAHLPRVSVLVPARNEEANIERCVASLLAQDYPDFEVLVLDDESTDGTGCILARLAAADPRLRVLSGRPLEAGWRGKNWACAQLAAQANGELLFFTDADTHHQPQTLRAFATALIGEGADLLGGFPRQEVETLGEQFIVPFFSWVVYCFTPLALGYRLRFPALSTAVGQALLFRRAAYEGIGGHRAVRAAIVEDLALARQIKAHGYNWRMMRLTDLVACRMYRTGGEAAAGLSRNLFAAFDFRVIPYVFAWAWLLVMFLAPFLALGRHALGQPVDAPVAAILVCIGLALGLWLFVYRQLGLPLRLAPLYPFTMLVMVGVAWRSLWLGLRGRLEWKGRGMGGVRVRLF from the coding sequence ATGTTCCAACACTCCCTGATTTACGATCTCATCGCCTTCCAGGCTGTCCTGTGGCTGATCGCGCTGAGTAACACCTGGGTACTGCGCCGGGCCAGACGGCACGCCCCCCCGGCCCATCTGCCGCGCGTCTCCGTCCTCGTGCCCGCCCGCAACGAGGAAGCCAACATCGAGCGCTGCGTGGCGTCGCTTCTGGCCCAGGATTACCCCGATTTCGAGGTGCTGGTGCTGGATGACGAATCGACCGACGGCACGGGCTGCATCCTGGCGAGACTGGCGGCGGCCGACCCCCGGCTGCGCGTGCTGTCCGGCCGGCCGCTGGAGGCGGGCTGGCGGGGCAAGAACTGGGCCTGCGCCCAACTGGCGGCCCAGGCCAACGGCGAACTGCTCTTCTTCACCGACGCCGACACCCACCACCAGCCCCAGACGTTGCGCGCCTTCGCCACGGCGCTCATCGGCGAAGGGGCTGACCTGTTGGGCGGTTTCCCGCGCCAGGAGGTGGAAACGCTGGGCGAGCAGTTCATCGTGCCCTTCTTCTCGTGGGTCGTCTACTGCTTCACGCCCTTGGCGCTGGGCTACCGGCTGCGATTCCCGGCCCTGTCCACGGCCGTGGGCCAGGCGCTGCTGTTTCGCCGCGCCGCCTACGAGGGCATCGGCGGCCACCGCGCCGTGCGCGCCGCCATCGTCGAAGACCTGGCCCTGGCGCGGCAGATCAAGGCCCACGGCTACAACTGGCGCATGATGCGCCTGACCGATCTGGTCGCCTGCCGCATGTACCGCACCGGCGGAGAGGCGGCGGCGGGGCTGTCCCGAAACCTGTTCGCCGCCTTTGACTTCCGGGTTATCCCCTATGTATTCGCCTGGGCGTGGCTATTGGTCATGTTCCTGGCCCCCTTTCTGGCCCTGGGTCGCCACGCCCTAGGCCAACCGGTGGACGCGCCCGTGGCCGCCATCCTCGTCTGCATTGGGCTGGCGTTGGGCTTGTGGCTGTTCGTCTACCGGCAACTGGGCTTGCCTTTGCGGCTGGCCCCGCTCTATCCGTTCACGATGCTGGTCATGGTCGGCGTCGCCTGGCGTTCGTTGTGGCTGGGGTTGCGGGGGCGGTTGGAGTGGAAGGGGCGGGGGATGGGGGGGGTGAGGGTTAGATTGTTTTGA